One Gloeothece verrucosa PCC 7822 DNA window includes the following coding sequences:
- the hisS gene encoding histidine--tRNA ligase — MGAIQALRGTRDILPQEVSYWQQVESVAAQILSRALYQEIRTPIFEQTSLFERGIGEATDVVGKEMYTFKDRGDRSITLRPEGTAGVVRCLIEHNLYASGGVQRLWYKGPMFRYERPQAGRQRQFHQIGVELLGSADYRADVEVIALATDILQALGLKNLKLDLNSVGNREDRQNYRQALVNYLTPYKPQLDPDSQERLERNPLRILDSKDEQTRAICSGAPSIIDYLGTESKRHFEQVQQLLTDLAIPYQINPCLVRGLDYYTHTAFEIQSDELGAQATVCGGGRYDGLVAELGGPETPAVGWAIGMERLILLLQQLQQAPNFNLDFYIVSRGETAESQGLILAQKLRHAGLTVELDLSGSAFGKQFKRADRSGAAATLILGDEEAANQTVQLKWMMTKEQQTLTQEELLTQLPELKQSLDRHKQSRGH, encoded by the coding sequence ATGGGCGCAATTCAAGCACTACGAGGAACACGGGACATATTACCCCAAGAAGTGAGCTATTGGCAGCAAGTGGAAAGCGTTGCTGCACAAATTTTAAGTCGGGCACTTTATCAAGAAATTCGCACTCCAATTTTTGAGCAAACCTCTCTGTTTGAAAGGGGGATAGGAGAAGCGACAGATGTAGTCGGAAAAGAAATGTATACCTTTAAGGATAGGGGTGATCGTTCTATAACCTTACGTCCTGAAGGAACTGCCGGGGTAGTTCGTTGTTTGATTGAACATAACCTTTATGCAAGCGGAGGCGTTCAACGGCTTTGGTACAAAGGCCCGATGTTTCGTTATGAACGCCCTCAGGCCGGCCGTCAGAGACAATTTCATCAAATCGGGGTAGAGTTATTAGGCAGTGCGGATTATCGGGCAGATGTGGAAGTAATCGCCTTAGCTACCGACATTCTACAGGCTCTAGGCTTAAAAAATCTCAAGTTAGACCTAAATTCTGTAGGCAACCGAGAAGACCGGCAAAACTATCGACAGGCTTTAGTCAATTATTTAACTCCCTATAAGCCGCAATTAGACCCAGATTCTCAAGAACGTTTAGAACGCAATCCTTTACGGATTTTAGATAGTAAAGATGAACAAACTCGGGCAATTTGTAGCGGGGCCCCCAGTATTATTGATTACTTAGGAACAGAGTCTAAACGCCACTTTGAACAAGTTCAGCAATTATTAACAGACCTAGCTATTCCCTATCAAATCAATCCCTGCTTAGTGCGAGGTCTAGATTACTATACCCACACCGCTTTTGAAATTCAATCCGATGAGCTTGGGGCACAAGCCACCGTCTGTGGCGGTGGTCGCTATGATGGATTAGTGGCCGAATTAGGCGGACCTGAAACTCCCGCCGTCGGATGGGCCATTGGCATGGAACGCCTGATCTTACTCCTGCAACAGCTACAGCAAGCACCTAATTTTAACCTAGATTTTTATATCGTTTCCCGAGGCGAAACAGCCGAATCACAAGGGTTAATTCTAGCCCAAAAACTACGCCATGCCGGGTTAACGGTGGAATTAGACCTCAGTGGGAGCGCTTTCGGGAAACAATTTAAACGAGCAGACCGTAGCGGTGCCGCCGCCACTCTGATTCTGGGAGATGAAGAAGCGGCTAATCAAACCGTTCAACTTAAATGGATGATGACCAAAGAACAGCAAACCCTTACCCAGGAGGAATTACTCACTCAGTTACCGGAACTTAAACAGTCTCTAGACAGACATAAACAATCAAGGGGCCACTGA
- a CDS encoding sensor histidine kinase has translation MFQGLRFRLLASYLSVMAAILSFFSLWVSIRFTYGLFQQSQQLDDKLKLIAQTAAADFSEVETKGNDYLKKYELSEEQSIEWFDEDKQMIASKGGFTLSFPPQTEHRLKVINLDRKSLPIRFYTLAVFNHEKISDPSTPDGYIRVSQTTENITTVQNQLLSQLTTGILFSLILSGVGGFWLTKKATTPVEETYQNLKQFTADASHELRNPLTAISTSIEVMLNHPERIHPKDVKKLAAIAKATEHMTRLTQDLLFLARTDGEIALVENPWQSISLNQILENLIDLLEPLAEDKEVKLNYEALTTVSVMGDPSQLSRLFSNLLQNAIQYTPPKGQVTLSLTKQNRLCYVSVQDTGIGIAPEELPFIFNRFWRADKARTRREGGSGLGLSIVAAIAQRHGGKITVSSEVGVGSCFKVQLPIYYGT, from the coding sequence ATGTTTCAAGGTTTGCGCTTTCGTCTTCTTGCTTCTTACCTCTCGGTAATGGCAGCAATTTTAAGTTTTTTTAGTTTATGGGTATCCATTCGTTTTACCTATGGTCTTTTCCAACAATCTCAACAACTCGATGACAAATTAAAATTAATTGCCCAAACGGCGGCAGCCGATTTTTCTGAAGTAGAAACCAAAGGCAATGATTATTTGAAAAAATATGAACTTTCAGAAGAACAAAGTATAGAATGGTTTGACGAAGACAAACAAATGATTGCCAGTAAAGGAGGGTTTACGCTCTCTTTTCCTCCTCAAACTGAACACAGATTAAAGGTGATTAATCTTGACCGCAAATCTTTGCCCATTAGATTTTACACTCTTGCGGTCTTTAATCATGAAAAAATTTCCGACCCATCAACTCCAGATGGTTATATTCGTGTGTCACAAACCACAGAGAATATTACAACCGTTCAAAATCAACTGCTATCCCAATTAACCACTGGCATATTATTCAGCTTAATTTTAAGTGGGGTGGGAGGATTTTGGCTGACAAAAAAAGCCACAACACCCGTAGAGGAAACTTATCAAAACCTCAAACAGTTTACAGCCGATGCTTCTCATGAATTAAGAAATCCTTTAACAGCTATTTCTACCTCCATCGAAGTCATGCTCAACCATCCTGAGCGCATACATCCTAAAGATGTTAAAAAATTAGCCGCTATTGCCAAGGCCACAGAACACATGACTCGCTTAACCCAAGATTTGCTCTTTTTAGCGCGAACAGATGGGGAAATTGCCCTTGTTGAGAATCCCTGGCAATCGATTTCTCTTAATCAAATTTTAGAAAACTTAATTGATTTATTAGAGCCATTGGCTGAAGATAAAGAAGTTAAACTTAACTATGAAGCTTTAACCACTGTATCTGTCATGGGCGATCCAAGTCAACTGAGTCGTTTATTTTCTAATCTATTACAAAATGCCATTCAATATACGCCGCCAAAAGGTCAAGTGACTCTTTCTTTAACTAAACAAAATCGCCTTTGCTATGTTAGCGTTCAAGATACAGGGATTGGCATTGCTCCAGAGGAATTGCCGTTTATATTCAATCGCTTTTGGAGAGCCGATAAAGCTCGTACCCGTCGAGAAGGAGGAAGCGGATTAGGGCTTTCTATAGTGGCGGCAATTGCACAACGTCATGGAGGAAAAATTACTGTCAGTAGCGAGGTGGGTGTGGGAAGTTGTTTTAAAGTTCAATTACCGATTTACTATGGCACTTAA
- a CDS encoding response regulator transcription factor, producing the protein MKILLVEDDVSIAEAIEEDLSDQHYLVEVAYDGQEAWELVDVFEYDLILLDVMLPKIDGISLCRKFRSRGCQTPILMITARDTVTDRVLGLDAGADDYLVKPFALQELSARVRALMRRGNPSLPPVLEWGNIRLDPSSCRVYYQHEEIPLSPKEYKLLEFFLRHERRVFSRSQLLEHLWPFERLPEEATVKAHIRSLRQKLEACGAPSDVIETVYGLGYRLKEKPE; encoded by the coding sequence ATGAAGATTTTATTGGTAGAAGACGATGTCAGTATTGCTGAAGCCATTGAGGAAGACCTCAGCGATCAACATTATTTAGTAGAAGTGGCTTATGATGGTCAAGAAGCCTGGGAATTAGTGGATGTTTTTGAATATGACCTCATTTTACTCGATGTCATGTTACCGAAAATAGACGGAATTAGTTTGTGTCGAAAATTTCGTTCTCGGGGTTGCCAAACACCTATTCTGATGATTACGGCTCGAGATACTGTCACTGATCGCGTTTTAGGGCTAGATGCAGGTGCTGATGATTATTTAGTGAAGCCTTTTGCGCTACAAGAGTTATCCGCTAGGGTTCGCGCTCTAATGCGTCGAGGGAATCCTAGCTTACCGCCAGTGTTAGAGTGGGGAAATATACGTTTAGATCCGAGTAGTTGTCGAGTTTACTATCAACATGAAGAAATACCTCTTAGTCCAAAGGAGTACAAATTGTTAGAATTTTTTTTACGTCATGAGCGTCGGGTATTTAGCCGCTCTCAACTTTTAGAGCATCTTTGGCCATTTGAGCGTCTTCCAGAAGAAGCAACCGTCAAGGCTCATATCAGAAGTTTACGGCAGAAATTAGAGGCATGTGGGGCACCTTCAGATGTTATTGAAACCGTCTATGGATTGGGCTATCGCTTAAAAGAAAAGCCCGAATAA
- a CDS encoding HlyD family secretion protein has translation MQQGQELLSFDVANSFPKLKKLDDLEKSLKKENKFLQDVSNSWINNDQIEGDFDDINLSPQKIILVKNIISLLKENQTIQKKIFEDKAKLLLKIRQGEDHESDIADEIKSQQKAIIYQQKYLISIEEKLSELQTRIKVIISENENFINQIEKKKEKYQKFKKNIFLNSPISGQVKEINIQNKRLEILPDKKLIAYLFIAYQDQKLIHKNMKLKVMVNNSEQNNNFLLTGQIILIGSDILPPNDAYPFYHLPVQISLETEEMTTKEQEIFLKPGIPVKVELPSPQKKSLLEVLYRNVLW, from the coding sequence GTGCAGCAAGGACAAGAACTGTTAAGTTTTGATGTTGCCAATAGTTTTCCTAAATTGAAAAAACTAGACGATCTAGAAAAAAGTTTAAAAAAAGAAAATAAATTTTTACAAGATGTGAGCAATAGTTGGATTAACAATGATCAAATTGAGGGGGATTTTGATGATATAAATCTTTCTCCACAAAAAATTATTTTGGTCAAAAATATAATTAGTTTATTAAAAGAAAATCAAACAATACAAAAAAAAATCTTTGAAGATAAAGCTAAATTGCTGCTAAAAATAAGACAAGGAGAAGATCATGAAAGCGACATAGCGGATGAAATCAAAAGCCAACAAAAGGCTATTATTTATCAGCAAAAATATCTGATCAGTATCGAAGAAAAACTCTCAGAACTACAAACAAGAATCAAGGTCATTATTAGCGAAAACGAGAATTTCATTAATCAGATTGAAAAGAAAAAAGAAAAATATCAAAAATTCAAAAAAAATATTTTTTTAAATTCTCCCATATCGGGACAAGTCAAAGAGATTAATATTCAAAACAAAAGATTAGAAATTCTGCCCGATAAAAAATTGATAGCCTATCTTTTTATCGCTTATCAGGACCAAAAATTAATTCACAAGAATATGAAACTAAAAGTAATGGTGAATAACTCAGAGCAAAACAATAATTTCCTCCTAACTGGACAAATCATTTTAATAGGTTCTGATATCTTACCGCCTAATGACGCTTATCCTTTTTATCACTTGCCGGTACAAATTAGCCTAGAAACTGAGGAAATGACGACTAAAGAGCAAGAAATTTTCTTAAAACCCGGTATTCCAGTGAAAGTTGAGCTTCCATCCCCTCAAAAGAAGAGTCTATTAGAAGTGTTATATAGAAATGTATTATGGTAA
- the thiD gene encoding bifunctional hydroxymethylpyrimidine kinase/phosphomethylpyrimidine kinase produces the protein MTNVAVALTIAGSDSGGGAGIQADLKTFAFHCVHGTSAITCITAQNTLGVKQVQGMSPALVMAQITAVMEDIGTSSVKTGMLLNREIIEAVVQQVDQWGLTELVVDPVMVSRSGVQLIDEAAITALRDDLIPRARIVTPNRFEAQLLSGREINSLEQMQQAAKIIHSQGAKVVLLKGGGMSGDNRGVDVWFDGKNWELLRGEYVDTHNTHGTGCTLSAGIAANLAKGLDLLSAVKAAKTYVTTALKSALNIGNGSGPVAHFFPLQLHDNFHQ, from the coding sequence ATGACTAATGTTGCTGTAGCTTTAACCATTGCCGGTTCAGATAGCGGGGGAGGAGCAGGAATCCAAGCGGATTTAAAAACCTTCGCTTTTCACTGTGTGCATGGAACCAGCGCAATTACCTGTATAACCGCCCAAAATACCCTAGGAGTTAAGCAAGTCCAAGGGATGAGTCCTGCACTGGTAATGGCTCAAATAACGGCAGTGATGGAGGATATAGGCACGTCCTCCGTAAAAACCGGAATGCTGCTCAACCGGGAAATTATCGAAGCGGTGGTGCAACAAGTAGACCAATGGGGATTAACAGAGCTTGTGGTTGATCCCGTCATGGTATCTCGAAGCGGAGTACAGCTAATTGACGAGGCGGCGATCACGGCTCTAAGAGATGACCTGATTCCTAGAGCGCGAATTGTCACGCCTAACCGCTTTGAAGCCCAATTGTTGAGCGGGAGGGAAATCAATAGCCTAGAGCAGATGCAGCAAGCGGCGAAAATAATTCATTCGCAAGGGGCAAAAGTGGTCTTACTCAAAGGCGGAGGGATGAGCGGAGATAACCGAGGAGTAGATGTTTGGTTTGATGGAAAAAATTGGGAACTTTTGAGAGGCGAATACGTCGATACTCATAATACTCATGGGACGGGGTGTACCTTGTCAGCGGGGATCGCGGCTAATTTAGCTAAAGGACTGGATTTATTGAGCGCAGTTAAAGCGGCTAAAACCTATGTTACCACTGCTCTTAAATCGGCTTTAAACATCGGCAATGGAAGCGGGCCTGTAGCTCACTTTTTCCCGTTACAATTACACGACAATTTTCATCAATGA
- the ftsZ gene encoding cell division protein FtsZ, whose product MTHNDEIRLSYPSLNSTEYADPSAIEDSYHALNSAGIPFHRSNEPQVNPRDRARSNTIVHSNVAQIKVIGVGGGGCNAVNRMIASGIVGVEFWSINTDAQALAHSAAPQRLQIGQKITRGLGAGGNPAIGQKAAEESRDEIAHALENTDLVFITAGMGGGTGTGAAPIVAEVAKEMGCLTVGVVTRPFTFEGRRRTNQAEDGISGLQSRVDTLIVIPNNQLLAVIPQDTPLQDAFRAADDILRQGVQGISDIITIPGLVNVDFADVRAVMADAGSALMGIGVGSGKSRAKEGAIAAISSPLLEHSIEGAKGVVLNITGGSDLTLHEVNTAAETIYEVVDPNANIIFGAVIDEKMQGEILITVIATGFTGESLSNSPAKMTAAPRQPVAPPPPTQPEPPPPNKPPGLDIPDFLQRRRPR is encoded by the coding sequence ATGACACATAATGATGAAATCAGACTTAGCTATCCAAGCTTAAATAGCACAGAATACGCTGACCCCTCAGCGATTGAGGACAGTTATCACGCCCTCAACAGTGCTGGAATCCCTTTTCATCGAAGTAACGAACCCCAGGTCAATCCTAGGGACAGAGCCAGGAGTAACACAATCGTGCACAGTAACGTTGCCCAGATCAAAGTTATCGGGGTTGGCGGGGGTGGCTGTAATGCTGTCAACCGCATGATTGCCAGTGGCATTGTCGGAGTAGAGTTTTGGTCGATTAATACAGATGCTCAAGCTTTAGCTCATTCCGCCGCACCTCAACGATTACAAATCGGACAAAAAATTACCCGAGGTTTAGGAGCCGGAGGCAATCCCGCTATTGGACAAAAAGCCGCCGAAGAATCTCGGGATGAAATTGCTCATGCCCTGGAAAATACAGATTTAGTTTTTATCACTGCTGGGATGGGAGGTGGTACAGGAACGGGTGCTGCTCCGATTGTGGCAGAGGTGGCTAAGGAAATGGGTTGTCTAACAGTAGGTGTTGTCACTCGTCCTTTTACCTTTGAAGGTCGTCGTCGAACTAATCAAGCCGAAGACGGAATCAGTGGTCTTCAAAGTCGAGTGGATACCTTAATTGTGATCCCCAATAATCAACTATTAGCGGTCATTCCTCAAGATACTCCCTTACAGGATGCTTTTCGGGCGGCCGACGATATACTGCGGCAAGGGGTACAAGGGATCTCAGATATTATTACGATCCCCGGTTTAGTCAATGTGGATTTTGCCGATGTACGGGCTGTCATGGCAGATGCCGGCTCGGCTTTAATGGGTATTGGCGTTGGTTCAGGAAAATCCCGTGCTAAAGAAGGCGCGATCGCTGCTATTTCTTCTCCTTTATTAGAACACTCGATCGAAGGAGCTAAAGGGGTGGTATTAAATATTACCGGCGGCAGTGATTTAACACTTCATGAAGTCAATACGGCAGCAGAAACGATTTATGAAGTGGTTGATCCCAATGCCAATATTATCTTTGGGGCGGTCATTGACGAAAAAATGCAAGGAGAAATCCTGATCACGGTCATTGCTACGGGCTTCACGGGAGAATCTCTCTCTAATAGCCCAGCGAAAATGACCGCGGCCCCTCGTCAACCGGTTGCCCCGCCACCCCCAACTCAGCCCGAACCGCCGCCGCCAAATAAACCGCCAGGATTAGATATTCCCGATTTCCTCCAACGCCGCCGGCCTCGATAA
- a CDS encoding cell division protein FtsQ/DivIB gives MAIASESLSPSTLKNRRHELLQQRRWQAFQRLWRFFFISGLAGSLCWLMATPSWEITAPEQVEIEGNQLMSKEKIRSLLSISYPQSLWQLKTHSLKAKLEKLPPVGDLSITRQIFPPLLTVQIKERRPVAIASSSQGMGFVDPEGIFIPKSFYSQQSLALKQLRLKITGFESQYQFDWKELYPLIESSAIKIFEVDWRNPSNIVLKSELGIVYCGPYTPQFSEKLKVLAKMRKLSSRVPVNRIVYIDLTNPQAPSVKLKPQPVEASKPSEATND, from the coding sequence ATGGCGATCGCATCTGAGTCTCTTTCTCCTTCCACCCTAAAAAATCGAAGACACGAACTTTTACAACAACGACGTTGGCAAGCTTTTCAAAGACTCTGGCGTTTTTTCTTCATCAGTGGTTTAGCGGGGAGTTTATGTTGGTTAATGGCTACCCCCTCTTGGGAAATTACTGCCCCTGAACAAGTGGAGATAGAAGGCAATCAATTAATGTCAAAAGAGAAAATTCGCAGTCTATTGTCCATATCATATCCTCAATCTCTCTGGCAACTGAAAACTCATTCGTTAAAAGCCAAGTTAGAAAAATTACCCCCTGTGGGTGACCTTTCAATTACTCGTCAAATTTTTCCTCCCTTATTAACCGTGCAAATTAAAGAACGTCGTCCCGTCGCCATTGCTTCTTCAAGTCAAGGGATGGGTTTCGTAGATCCTGAAGGTATTTTTATTCCTAAAAGCTTTTACTCTCAACAATCTTTAGCACTCAAACAACTTCGGCTGAAAATTACAGGCTTTGAAAGCCAATATCAGTTTGACTGGAAAGAACTTTATCCTTTAATCGAGTCTTCTGCGATCAAAATTTTTGAGGTGGATTGGCGCAATCCCAGTAACATTGTACTGAAAAGTGAATTAGGGATAGTTTATTGTGGCCCTTATACGCCACAGTTTTCCGAAAAACTCAAAGTATTGGCCAAGATGAGAAAATTATCATCTCGGGTGCCCGTCAACAGAATTGTGTATATTGACTTAACCAACCCACAGGCCCCTTCGGTGAAACTCAAACCGCAACCGGTCGAAGCTTCTAAACCTTCAGAGGCAACAAACGACTAA
- the ctpC gene encoding carboxyl-terminal processing protease CtpC: MVISKRGLVLSATAVILTTVAVTGAGLRLSQSQAFFEESPKELVDEVWQIINRTYVDGTFNQIDWQSVRNQYLERSYKDKKEAYAAIREMLKKLEDPYTRFMDPDEFKNMQIDTSGELTGVGIQITKDEEKKQLLVVSPIEDTPAYQAGILAKDVIVKIDGKTTDGMSLEDAVKMIRGKAGTQVTLTIRRGDKEMNYSLTRKLIEIHPVRARVEDTKIGKVGYIRLNQFSAQAGQEMRNAINDLEAKNVKGYILDLRSNPGGLLYASVEIARMWIDDGTIVSTVDRQGVTDRQQANHSALSDKPLVVLVDGGSASASEILSGALQDHKRAMLVGTKTFGKGLVQSVRGLGDGSGLAVTIAKYLTPSGRDINKQGIKPDVEINLTDEARKSLQQDRNKIGTFDDPQFNKAFEILSQEVAKSPSTQRTATH, from the coding sequence ATGGTCATATCGAAACGCGGGCTTGTTCTTAGTGCTACTGCAGTTATACTAACTACCGTCGCTGTAACCGGGGCAGGACTTCGTCTTTCCCAAAGTCAAGCATTTTTTGAGGAAAGCCCAAAAGAACTCGTAGATGAAGTTTGGCAAATCATCAATCGAACCTACGTAGACGGCACTTTTAACCAAATCGATTGGCAATCGGTTCGAAATCAATACCTCGAACGCTCATACAAAGACAAAAAAGAAGCTTATGCAGCGATTCGAGAAATGCTCAAAAAGCTCGAAGATCCCTACACCCGCTTTATGGACCCAGATGAATTCAAAAATATGCAGATCGATACATCTGGAGAATTGACTGGGGTGGGAATTCAAATTACTAAAGATGAAGAAAAAAAACAACTCCTAGTGGTGTCTCCCATTGAAGATACTCCCGCTTATCAAGCCGGGATTCTCGCCAAAGATGTCATTGTCAAAATTGATGGCAAAACCACCGACGGAATGAGTCTAGAAGATGCTGTAAAAATGATTCGCGGCAAGGCAGGGACTCAAGTCACTTTGACAATTCGACGCGGCGACAAAGAAATGAATTATTCCTTAACCCGAAAACTGATCGAAATTCATCCAGTGCGCGCTCGGGTTGAAGATACTAAAATCGGAAAAGTGGGCTACATTCGCTTAAATCAATTTAGTGCCCAAGCCGGACAAGAAATGAGAAATGCCATTAATGATTTAGAAGCGAAAAACGTTAAAGGCTATATTTTAGACCTACGTTCTAACCCCGGTGGGCTGCTCTACGCGAGTGTAGAAATTGCTCGAATGTGGATTGATGATGGAACAATTGTTTCAACGGTAGATCGTCAAGGCGTTACAGATCGTCAACAAGCTAATCATAGTGCTTTAAGCGATAAACCCCTCGTGGTGTTGGTGGATGGAGGAAGTGCTAGTGCCAGTGAAATTCTTTCTGGAGCTTTACAAGACCATAAGCGAGCGATGTTAGTGGGCACTAAAACCTTCGGGAAAGGATTAGTCCAATCTGTGCGCGGCTTAGGAGATGGTTCAGGACTAGCTGTAACCATTGCTAAATATCTAACTCCCAGTGGACGAGATATCAACAAACAAGGCATTAAGCCAGATGTGGAAATAAATTTAACTGATGAAGCTCGCAAATCATTACAACAAGACCGCAATAAAATCGGAACTTTTGATGATCCCCAATTTAACAAAGCCTTCGAAATTCTTTCACAAGAAGTTGCTAAGTCTCCCTCTACTCAAAGAACAGCCACTCATTAA
- a CDS encoding circadian clock KaiB family protein has translation MNRTSIILPQLFKGIALFTPGGDLIYCIDPSKQGQWHLNLCTALQEILALPEPPHFLIPGYTATVDRWFDTSSQDYKTVAEVYPAVQRYQPLLNAIFATGNLVWQTASWQEQCCNPAIVETYRDQFPQLWENHDLIVGFEKKELLDQVISDLYRQESVSSPVEEDQSSYVLRLFVSGNSVATKQTLKTIHQLLEEGLRHPYTLKVIDISKYPEQAENNQVSAIPTLMRVWPQPVRRIVGELGDLQRVLQILATR, from the coding sequence TTGAACCGTACCTCTATAATTTTACCTCAGCTATTTAAAGGCATTGCTCTATTTACTCCTGGTGGAGATTTAATTTACTGTATCGATCCGAGTAAGCAAGGTCAGTGGCATTTAAATTTATGTACCGCTTTACAAGAAATTTTAGCTTTACCTGAACCTCCTCATTTTTTAATTCCCGGATATACGGCGACTGTAGATCGGTGGTTTGATACCAGTAGCCAAGACTATAAAACGGTGGCAGAAGTTTACCCGGCTGTTCAACGCTATCAACCTCTCCTGAATGCGATTTTTGCTACCGGAAATTTAGTCTGGCAGACGGCTTCATGGCAAGAACAGTGCTGTAACCCTGCTATTGTTGAAACTTACCGTGATCAGTTTCCTCAACTGTGGGAAAATCACGATTTAATTGTCGGTTTTGAAAAAAAAGAATTACTCGATCAGGTCATTTCTGACTTGTACCGGCAAGAGTCGGTTTCTTCTCCAGTCGAAGAAGATCAAAGCAGTTATGTTTTACGGTTATTTGTCTCAGGAAATAGTGTGGCTACTAAACAAACTTTAAAAACCATTCATCAACTTTTAGAAGAAGGGTTACGTCATCCTTATACGCTGAAAGTGATTGATATTTCTAAATATCCCGAACAGGCAGAAAATAATCAAGTCTCAGCCATTCCTACTTTGATGAGAGTGTGGCCGCAACCTGTGCGCCGTATTGTGGGAGAATTAGGAGACCTTCAACGGGTTTTACAAATTTTAGCAACTCGCTGA
- a CDS encoding PilT/PilU family type 4a pilus ATPase, with amino-acid sequence MTETPRPPVQPVPPLPVPPIPTAPLPAGKQPLPAPPPPPAAQATPRAAAPPPAVQATPRAAAPPPAVQATPRAAAPPPAAQATPRAAAPPPAVQATPRAAAPPPPPSNPGRAPGMPSLEELIRLAYDEGYSDVHLGVGEQPRMRDRGQMIILDYPEVDYNTFMSWLREILKEDEILKFKRELEFDGATQYEFARVRINVFDTLRGHALVLRLIPIKILTMEQLRLPIIFRDVSDAHKGLILVTGPTGSGKSTTMAAMVDYINKEHPKHIISIEDPVEFVHQSRRSLIKQREVGQNTHKFDNALKAALREDPDIILVGEMRDKETVNTALKAAQTGHLVMGTLHTNSAIKTIERILTLYTAEEQDAMRVAIAESLVAIIAQGLCRTTDGKRAAFHDILINTETVKDYIRQGKNDEIAELMKNGEYDGMITTNQSLFNLYQEGRITEETAMEMSPVPNELAMMLRGRV; translated from the coding sequence ATGACCGAAACACCACGCCCTCCAGTTCAACCGGTTCCGCCTCTACCTGTTCCTCCGATCCCCACGGCCCCACTGCCGGCAGGAAAACAGCCCCTTCCAGCACCTCCCCCTCCACCTGCGGCCCAAGCAACCCCTCGTGCGGCGGCTCCTCCACCTGCGGTCCAAGCAACCCCCCGTGCGGCGGCTCCTCCACCTGCGGTCCAAGCAACCCCCCGTGCGGCGGCTCCTCCACCTGCGGCTCAAGCAACCCCTCGTGCGGCGGCTCCTCCACCTGCGGTCCAAGCAACCCCCCGTGCGGCGGCTCCTCCACCACCGCCTTCTAACCCAGGCCGCGCACCTGGAATGCCGAGTTTAGAGGAATTAATTCGTTTAGCCTATGATGAGGGTTATTCTGATGTTCACCTTGGGGTGGGAGAACAACCCCGTATGCGTGATCGTGGACAAATGATTATCCTCGACTATCCGGAAGTGGATTACAACACTTTTATGAGTTGGTTAAGGGAAATTCTTAAAGAAGACGAAATCCTCAAATTTAAAAGAGAATTAGAATTTGACGGAGCGACTCAATACGAATTTGCTAGAGTACGGATTAATGTCTTTGATACCCTGCGGGGTCATGCTTTAGTGCTGCGTTTAATTCCCATCAAAATTCTCACGATGGAACAGTTAAGACTGCCGATCATTTTTAGAGATGTTTCTGATGCTCATAAAGGATTAATTTTGGTCACGGGGCCAACGGGTTCAGGTAAATCTACTACTATGGCGGCTATGGTGGATTACATTAATAAAGAACACCCTAAACATATTATTAGTATTGAAGACCCAGTAGAATTTGTCCATCAAAGTCGCCGTTCTCTGATTAAACAACGGGAAGTAGGACAAAATACTCACAAATTTGATAATGCTCTTAAAGCCGCTTTACGGGAAGACCCAGATATCATTCTAGTGGGGGAAATGCGGGACAAAGAAACTGTCAATACAGCTTTAAAAGCGGCTCAAACGGGTCACTTAGTCATGGGAACTTTACATACTAACAGTGCCATTAAAACCATAGAACGGATTCTTACCCTTTATACGGCTGAAGAACAGGATGCTATGCGGGTAGCGATTGCTGAATCTTTGGTTGCTATTATTGCTCAAGGGTTATGTCGAACAACTGATGGTAAACGAGCGGCTTTTCATGACATTTTGATTAATACAGAAACGGTTAAAGATTATATTCGCCAAGGAAAAAATGATGAAATTGCCGAATTAATGAAAAATGGTGAATATGATGGCATGATTACCACTAATCAATCTTTATTTAACCTTTATCAAGAGGGACGCATTACCGAAGAAACTGCGATGGAAATGTCGCCCGTTCCTAATGAATTGGCCATGATGTTGCGGGGAAGAGTTTAG